In a single window of the Acidobacteriota bacterium genome:
- a CDS encoding PQQ-dependent dehydrogenase, methanol/ethanol family, translating to MRFKRRFFSFALLCVLASDLLAQEHIPQNARNPFAGNASAIAAGSRLYEQACQACHGGEAKGGERAPSLAGGNFRRGNLDGEIFLNIRNGIPSTQMPPFKRLTTEQVWQLVSYIHSLSAVTTTNTETVAGNLVAGEQLFFGKANCAECHEINARGANVGPDLSNAGRHSAELLRQKILDPATSTNTNARGRRRASGGSIVVVKTKDGRELRGIRRSEDTFSLVMVDVTGKLHLLEKKSLVDIRTEAGSLMPADYGQKLSAAEIQNLVAYLKSCNGRDFDKTAEADIPGGLSYERIRNANAEPHNWLTYWGDYSGKHFSALKQINIMNVARLQSRWAVQMPGDTLLEATPLVIDGVMYTSGMPGEVYALDARSGLQIWKYERKQKVVNPFESNRFNRGVAVLGNRVFFGTLDCALIALDAQTGQPLWEVQVADTMQGFSITSPPLAIRDKIIVGVAGGEYGVRGFLDAYDAKTGKRLWRFYSIPGPGEFGNDTWKAESWKTGGGATWLTGSYDPELDLLYWTIGNPGPDMDAEIRKGDNLFSCSVVAIDPNTGQRKWHYQFSPNDDHDWDANQDVILMDRIWQGRPRKLMIQANRNGFFYVLDRTNGKLLHAAPYVHQTWNAGFGADGRPKFAPKSGATPEGNEVFPSLVGGTNWQAPSYDSSLNWLFLVFAESGNRYVRSEMAYEPGKGYWGGRTLPAGENNYAGIRALDAATGAKKWEFKISQGSLAAGVTATAGGVVFAGTREGNLIALDSKTGKLLWRFQTGGTIASAPISYAVDGKQFIALAAGGVLYSFALPE from the coding sequence ATGAGATTCAAGAGAAGATTTTTCAGCTTCGCGTTGCTGTGTGTGCTGGCGAGTGATTTGTTGGCGCAGGAACACATTCCGCAGAACGCCAGGAATCCCTTTGCCGGAAACGCATCGGCGATAGCCGCCGGTTCGAGATTGTACGAGCAGGCCTGTCAGGCATGTCACGGCGGGGAAGCCAAAGGAGGCGAACGCGCTCCGTCGTTGGCAGGCGGAAATTTTCGCCGAGGCAATCTGGATGGCGAAATCTTCCTGAACATTCGTAATGGAATTCCCAGCACGCAGATGCCGCCATTCAAACGATTGACGACCGAACAGGTTTGGCAACTGGTTAGTTACATTCATAGCTTGAGCGCCGTGACGACCACGAACACTGAGACTGTTGCGGGGAACTTGGTTGCGGGGGAACAGCTTTTTTTCGGCAAAGCGAATTGCGCGGAGTGTCACGAAATCAATGCGCGCGGAGCGAATGTCGGGCCGGATTTGTCGAACGCAGGGCGGCATTCTGCGGAATTATTGCGCCAGAAGATTCTTGACCCGGCCACCAGCACAAACACGAATGCGCGCGGGCGCAGGCGAGCTTCAGGTGGCAGCATCGTTGTTGTTAAAACCAAAGACGGGCGAGAACTGCGCGGCATTCGCCGAAGCGAAGATACTTTTTCATTGGTGATGGTGGATGTGACCGGCAAGCTACATTTGCTGGAGAAAAAGAGCTTGGTGGACATTCGCACTGAAGCCGGTTCGTTGATGCCCGCCGATTATGGTCAAAAACTATCCGCTGCCGAGATTCAAAATCTGGTCGCGTATCTGAAATCCTGCAACGGTCGTGATTTTGACAAAACTGCTGAAGCGGATATTCCCGGCGGATTGAGTTACGAACGCATTCGCAATGCCAATGCTGAGCCGCATAACTGGTTGACATACTGGGGCGATTATTCGGGGAAACATTTTTCAGCGTTGAAACAAATCAACATCATGAATGTCGCACGGCTGCAATCACGATGGGCGGTGCAAATGCCCGGCGACACGTTGCTGGAAGCGACGCCGCTGGTGATTGACGGCGTGATGTACACCAGCGGGATGCCCGGCGAAGTTTACGCGCTGGATGCGCGGTCGGGACTGCAGATCTGGAAATACGAACGCAAGCAAAAGGTCGTCAATCCATTTGAAAGCAACCGGTTCAATCGAGGCGTGGCGGTATTGGGCAACCGAGTCTTTTTCGGCACGCTGGATTGCGCGTTGATTGCACTGGATGCGCAAACCGGGCAGCCGTTATGGGAAGTGCAGGTTGCCGACACGATGCAAGGTTTCAGCATCACGTCGCCTCCGCTGGCCATCAGAGACAAAATCATTGTTGGCGTGGCAGGCGGCGAATACGGCGTGCGTGGTTTTCTGGATGCTTATGACGCAAAAACCGGCAAACGGTTGTGGCGGTTTTATTCGATTCCTGGACCGGGTGAATTCGGCAATGACACCTGGAAAGCCGAAAGCTGGAAAACCGGTGGTGGGGCGACCTGGTTGACGGGCAGTTACGACCCCGAACTGGATTTGTTGTATTGGACGATAGGGAACCCGGGGCCGGATATGGACGCCGAAATTCGCAAAGGTGACAATCTGTTTTCATGCTCCGTTGTTGCGATTGACCCAAATACGGGGCAGCGCAAATGGCATTATCAATTTTCGCCAAACGATGACCACGATTGGGACGCAAATCAGGATGTGATTTTGATGGACCGCATTTGGCAGGGACGACCGCGCAAACTGATGATTCAAGCAAATCGCAACGGATTTTTTTACGTGCTGGATCGGACTAACGGGAAATTGCTGCACGCTGCGCCGTATGTTCATCAAACCTGGAATGCGGGATTTGGCGCTGATGGGCGACCGAAGTTTGCGCCGAAATCCGGCGCGACGCCGGAAGGGAACGAAGTCTTCCCCTCTCTGGTCGGCGGCACGAACTGGCAAGCCCCGTCTTACGATTCCTCGTTGAACTGGTTGTTTCTGGTGTTTGCCGAATCGGGCAATCGGTACGTCAGATCGGAGATGGCGTATGAACCCGGCAAAGGATATTGGGGAGGTCGCACCTTACCCGCTGGCGAAAACAACTATGCGGGCATTCGCGCGCTCGACGCAGCGACAGGCGCAAAGAAGTGGGAATTCAAAATTTCGCAAGGTTCGTTGGCTGCCGGGGTGACGGCGACTGCGGGCGGCGTTGTATTTGCCGGAACGCGCGAAGGCAATTTGATCGCGCTGGATTCCAAAACGGGCAAATTGTTATGGCGTTTTCAAACCGGCGGGACGATTGCTTCCGCGCCGATCAGTTACGCGGTGGACGGCAAACAGTTCATTGCGTTGGCGGCAGGCGGAGTGTTGTACAGCTTTGCGTTGCCTGAATAA
- a CDS encoding fumarylacetoacetate hydrolase family protein, which translates to MNSKSNDDLISRRELLAGAAASIAIVSVESQAATAVEKYVRFERAGRTAYGRLEGDAVRELTGSFLAGGNPTRVVHPLKSVTLLVPCEAPKIIAVARNYKSHIGNTPPPPRVENFFKPITCLQRHDAPIIYPTDAKNLHYEGELVLVIGKMIRNASREQAREAIWGVTCGNDVSERDWQNGANKDIQWWRAKGADTFGPAGPCVARGLDYGNLMLRTRLNGQVVQEASTKDLIYDCETIVSVTSRYVTLTPGDLIYTGTPGVTKPMKPGDIVEVEIEGVGVLRNRVVAG; encoded by the coding sequence ATGAATTCAAAATCTAACGACGATTTGATTTCACGGCGAGAGTTATTGGCTGGCGCGGCAGCTTCGATTGCTATTGTTTCCGTCGAATCGCAAGCCGCAACTGCTGTCGAAAAGTACGTTCGCTTTGAACGGGCTGGGCGGACGGCTTACGGCAGGCTGGAAGGTGACGCGGTGCGCGAATTGACTGGCAGCTTTTTAGCGGGAGGCAACCCTACGCGTGTGGTGCATCCGCTGAAAAGCGTCACGCTGTTGGTCCCATGCGAAGCGCCGAAAATCATCGCCGTCGCTCGAAACTATAAAAGTCATATCGGCAATACGCCGCCTCCGCCGCGCGTGGAAAACTTCTTCAAACCGATTACCTGTTTGCAGCGTCACGACGCGCCAATCATTTATCCCACTGACGCAAAGAATCTGCATTACGAAGGCGAACTCGTGTTGGTGATTGGCAAGATGATTCGCAACGCCAGCAGGGAGCAGGCGCGCGAAGCGATTTGGGGCGTGACCTGTGGCAACGATGTCAGCGAGCGCGATTGGCAGAACGGTGCGAACAAGGATATTCAATGGTGGCGAGCAAAGGGCGCGGATACGTTTGGACCTGCCGGCCCGTGTGTCGCGCGCGGGCTGGATTACGGCAATTTGATGTTGCGGACTCGGCTCAATGGCCAAGTCGTGCAGGAAGCTTCAACGAAGGATTTGATTTACGATTGCGAAACCATCGTCAGCGTTACCAGCCGATACGTCACACTAACGCCGGGAGATTTGATTTATACAGGAACGCCCGGCGTCACCAAACCGATGAAGCCGGGTGATATTGTTGAAGTCGAAATTGAAGGCGTCGGCGTGTTACGGAATCGCGTCGTCGCCGGTTAG
- a CDS encoding YgiT-type zinc finger protein encodes MSEQKYDYGRCHVCGEQMTEKLIKQEFWIKGNLVVIENVPAGVCPQCGEKVVKADIGQQISTLLAGANQLQPVRSINVPVFEFKAAA; translated from the coding sequence ATGAGTGAGCAAAAGTACGATTATGGCCGATGCCACGTTTGTGGTGAACAAATGACCGAAAAACTCATCAAGCAGGAATTTTGGATCAAGGGAAATTTGGTTGTTATCGAAAACGTTCCTGCAGGGGTTTGCCCCCAATGCGGAGAGAAGGTGGTCAAAGCCGATATTGGTCAACAAATCTCAACTTTACTGGCCGGGGCCAATCAGCTACAGCCTGTACGCAGCATTAACGTTCCAGTATTTGAATTCAAAGCGGCAGCTTGA
- a CDS encoding DUF4258 domain-containing protein — MAKREKIFELLREKVRHQEYEFAFPHFFEEMANDELIFADIETAIASGKINQIYTDAPRGARFEIVGRSTDDRLIAVICRIKETGKLLFITTWEIYE; from the coding sequence ATGGCTAAACGTGAAAAGATTTTTGAATTGCTTCGTGAGAAGGTCCGTCATCAGGAATACGAGTTCGCATTTCCTCATTTCTTTGAGGAAATGGCCAATGACGAGTTGATTTTTGCAGACATTGAAACCGCGATTGCCAGTGGAAAAATCAATCAGATTTACACGGATGCCCCGCGTGGCGCGCGCTTCGAAATTGTCGGACGATCAACAGATGACAGGTTGATCGCAGTAATTTGCCGGATCAAGGAAACCGGTAAACTGCTTTTCATTACGACTTGGGAAATTTATGAGTGA